The region GAGACAGACGAGGATTAAAGCGTAGAAGATCTTTTTCGCAACGATTTCGACCTAGCTCCTTTTTGATATAGCATACTCACTCAAAGCCCCACTTACAATTAGCAACAGACTCCGagtttttatggaaaataaaaatggtttagATCGGTTTTAAGGtgtttttagtaattttaagGAAAATCATGCAGAAGCGTTTCCAAATCCTTTGAATGCCTTTACTAGAATATGTCACCGCTAGCGAGAGACAGACGAGGGTTGAAATATAAGAGTTCTATTTCGCGACGATTTCGAACGAACTCGTTTCCGATGTAGCCTTCTCAGAAACCTATTAATAGGCGGGCAAAGTAAAAGTTGTGAAAACGAGAGGCGGATAAGGGTTAAAGTGTAGACGTTTCGTGCAGCAGTTCGTAGCGCGCGGGTGTTAAAGAGGACGGATCGAAGCGACCCGTCGACAGCCGGAGGATGTCTTTGTACTGCTTCGGTGGACGTCGGTGTGAAAACATTGATCAGACGAGCGTATACGGTGGGAAAGCCAGTTCTCAATGACATTTGAGAACAGTGCCGCGAGACGTTCGATCAGCAGTAAATAGGGCGGCCGGCAGACGGGAGCAGCAACGAGCATCAGCGAGTCGCGTGAGGAACCAACGAGGGGCTGCGTGACATTGCGGATCCTTATGTAATCGACGGGAACTGGAAACGAAGGGATCGTCCGGGCTCGTTCGTTCTCGTTGACACGAATACGCCACCGATAAGGGGAACGTCCTCGAAGACCATTCCATCGCGATTCTTCACCCCCATTCAGCCGAGATATGAATGTTGACCCACTAACGCCATCATCCGACCCGATCTTTTCATCCTCGGGAATACGATACAGAATTGCTGAACCCGGGTAATAGTTGTTAATCCTGGTGTTGAAAGAGCTAGAGTACCGTCAAACGAACTAAAGTTACTTGACTTTGTTGCAATCAATTATGGAACAGTAGCGAACCGCCTGAAACAAAGCTCTACCGTTCCAAGTAAAAGCTGTGGTGGGTATAGCTTCTCTATTAGCTCTAGGTACCGGTAATTGATTCAACGTTAAAGGGCGTGCACATAATCTTCGATACTAAGGAACTCGTCTGTCGCAGGCCATTACGAGACAAGACACGGTGAACTAGTGAAATAGGGCTCAACTATTGTGGCGGTAGAGGGCTAACACCGTAACTACCTTCTCGTTTAGCTCTGGTTAACGGTAATTAATTGAGCCCTTAAAGGCCGTTAGTTTGATCGTAGAGAACCAACTCCCTCGGCTGCTGTCTATTTAGCTACGGTGAACTGGCGAAACAGGGCCTAAGTTGTCTAGCTGCTCTCGTAGCTCTGAACATCCGTAAAATATTGGTCCGAGTACAATCTGTAGACGCGTTAGGTAACCGAGTTaacaaaaagaatttgtttctgGCATTATCTATTTCCGTCGAAGAGTATACCTAGGTTATTCCTGGATTTCTGAAAACTATCGACATTTAAGTAGATACCGATCCCCGGTGGCCAATCTGGCGGTTAACATTATTAGGCCACCGTTTCATGCTTCGAAGATGTTCGTCGTCAAAGGCATTTCCGGACTGCTAGCTTTTTGGTAGATCATACGCTCGCCAGGATCAGACTTTAAAATAACGTGACGTAAAAATGGAGAAGTTCCGTATGCTTTTAGCACGTTTCTCGAGGCTGGAATAACTCGAGGTAACTCGGTATTTTCAGTAGAATCGGTTAATTCGACGTTGATCACGTTTCAGGGCTGAAAGAGTCTCTTTAGATTAGCATTTAGACGGCCGGCAACGTCGAAAGATTCTGCGGTTTTATCATAACCGAAACGACGGCAGAGATCTGTCGAGATTTCTCTCGTTCCACCGAATAATCGAGCTTTCCGGTGTTCTTGACGATGATAGGTGTCATCGGCGTTTGAGTGCTTTTTAATGCGTTTGCTCTCGCGCGCACTTGTCGCAGACGAATTGCGCCGATCAAATATTAAGTGGTTCCGCGGGCTTGCTCGAAACTTTACACCCCGTTGACCCTCGAACTCGacaattattaatgaaattcCGACAGTCCTGTATTTTAGCTTCGTAAACACGAATTCATCTTGCAAAGATACACGCCCCGGGGAGCGTAAACGATTCAATAGTGTCCCACGGCTCCCGGGAATATATTCCTTTGCGTGATAGCTAATTCACCAAGTTGTTACGAAGTTCGATGAAGTTGGGCGCAGTTTCGTGTGACAAACGTTGGCAAAGTACCGTGGTTGCAACGTTCATGCGCCTTTGCATCGCGTTGAGTCCGAAGAAAAATACACGATGTCGATTTTGGCAAAGTGCGATGAAGTTTAAACACGTTACCTATTGGCAAGACGTCTCGCATGTACCATTATTCACATTGAAGTACAATATTCCTTAACGGTAATGACAAATATTATAAGCAACTTCTTTGTTATCATCTCAGGAGAATATCTGgtttaaaatacaaaaatttagttttaagtTTACACAAATGAGCTAAATCGTAAGTGGCATCGTTGGTAACATCAAATTTCATTTCTAATTTCAATTTTCCGGtatgaaaaatttcattcgttAACTATAATAAAAAGGCATCCCACGATTTATCGACATCTTTTGAGTTTGTTATTTAGAAGAAGATGATCAAACGTCTTTCAGATATAGGACGgttattaaaaattccattAATGGGCTTCCGGTAGTCTATTTTGCTAGAAAGTCATGTTATTTATTCTAGCGCGTTCTGTTAAAAAGTGTATCTCGCGTAGCAGGATAACTAACAAGGCATCTCAAGTGATTCATAAATTTTGTATGCAACTATTATTTAAAGGAAAATTTCCTCTGCCAGATGTAGCAGGGTCATTAAAAAATCCGTTAATAGGCTTCCTACTTTAACGGGAAGTCATGTTATTTATTCTAAAGAAAATTCGACGAAGCGCATCATGTGAAAAAGTGTATCTCGCGTAGCAGGATAACTAACAAGGCATCTCAAGTGATTCATAAATTTTGTATGCAACTATTATTTAAAGGAAAATTTCCTCTGCCAGATGTAGCAGGGTCATTAAAAAATCCGTTAATAGGCTTCCTACTTTAACGGGAAGTCATGTTATTTATTCTAAAGAAAATTCGACGAAGCGCATCATGTGAAAAAGTGTATCTCGCGTAGCAGGATAACTAACAAGGCATCTCAAGTGACATGGTTCATTTCGTGACGCAACTATTATGTAGAAGAAAATTGCCCCTTCTAGATATaggttattaaaaaatatacttcCTACTTTGCTAGAAAGTcgtgttatttattcaaagAGGATCACTTGCATCATAGAAAGTGTATACCTTGCAGGAGACGCGCAGTCAGCGGATCATTGTTTTGATTTCTGTGTTTTCGCAGGAAGTGTGGTTTAAATAAATAGGAGGATGCGTTGGGTAGGTGGTGGGGTGTCttagattttattaaaaattcgtcGATAAGGCAAGGTTAACGCGAGAAACGTCCCCTTGGTCACGGTACCACGCGGTGCAGGGAGAATAGAATTCGCTGAAGGAGAGTACGAGAGAATGCAGCGGGAGGGAGGGGAGAAAGTGGGTCGCTCGATAACCCTCGCGGGGGCCAGGTTCTACGAtccaaaaattctgaatttcAACAAACTGCGCCGATCCCGATCAATCCCTGTGAAACGACCATCCCCGTTCCTCGCGAGAACAGCATGTCTTTCCGCCCTTTACGCCCTCCGCTACGGCAGCAGCTTGTAACGGCACACGTCGAGTTGCACCGGTGCAACATTGCACCCGGCCGAATTTTAAGGTCACCCGCTAACGATTCGGTCTGCACGCATCGCTTGCGTCACTTCCTAAGTTCTACGGTTTCGTTTTCGTTCTTCGATCTGGGAGAGATATACATACATCCTTGCTCCGTTGCACGGTCAATAAAATAGTTTCCCACGGTTACGTAATCTTCCCTCCGATCACTCTTCCCCCGGGGTGATTGCAATTAGTTCGTCAGGATCGACGGAAGAATGCAGTTTTTTCAACGGAACGTCGATACCGTCGCATCGTTTCGTATCGCCGCAGTGCTTCCAGCTGCGCAAGAGGCTCGCTCCTTTAATGGCTCGACTTCCGTCGTCCTCGAGAACGCACTCGTTACAGCCGTACACACCCTTCATTAATTTTTACTCGAAATTGCGTTCCAGCATTTCGCTGAGCGCCGCCCGTTTACATAATTCATCACGTTGCTGCGAAGACGAATATCGGGGTCACCCCGCACCGGGACTCGTGAAATGTGTTTTACCGTCTATTCGATTTCGGTAAATCAATTGTACGGATCGATCGTCCGGTAACAGGTCGTCCGATGGGGGCACGCTCGGTTCTCGAATCTTATCGTTGCTCGTTTCGAATAGAATTCCGAGAGATCTCGGAATGAGAATGTCGAGCAGGCAGCAAGCAACTTGCTTACGAAAGCCCTCTTCTGGAGCGGgtctgaggcctctcgagcatTCGTTTCTCAACGATGTGTTTCTTGCCGTTTTCCGCTGCTGCGAGCCCCGTCGCTGCGCGAGAGCTTTCTGCAAACACGCGAGCACATCGCTCGAGGAactcttcttctttctcgcgAGCGTCTCCCGGAACACCGAGCTCCCGTTTCTTCCGCGACGGAAACGCCGGCCGACAACTTCCGGCGACCCTATTCCTTTTCTGTGCGATTTACTTTTCTAATGAGATTCAATCTAGAAATTGAGCACACTCGGTTTCCGTGCAAGCGCCGCGGAAGTACCACAAGTGCGAGGCGTCGTACGAGTTCCCTGACGAGCATCTGGAACACCGTAATCCTCTACGGGACAGGATCCCACCAGCCGTCCTGGCTGGCAAGCTAATTGCCCTCGTTCCCGACCATTCCGCCGTAATCCGACCCACCAAGTCCGGCCGAACGAAAATTCCTGGTCGACCGACACCCGCTTTCGCCAGCTAAAAAGCTCCGAGCCATCAAAGACTTCTACCAGTGACGTCACCAGCTATCCTTTGGGGGATTCGGCGCCATCGGTTGCCACCCGGCTGACATTCCCTCCGATCGAATCTTTTTCAAGCCGAAAAGCAGCAAATTCGTTTTTTGGATGATCATTTTGCTGACTATTTTACTTCAGTATTCAACAAGAATTATTTCACGACTCTGAAGACTTTCTAATCGATACTTATCTGAAAATTGATCTACTTCGTGGACTTGGAAACTTGGGTATCTGATTTCCCCCTAACTCTTGAATTTGATTGAAACTagtaaaacaatttaataaaacaaaagcGAATGAAATGCTAGCGGAGGATCTTTTACAGAACAATTTCCGAAGAGCGTATGAGGATTGGTAGCAATTTCAATTGTGAATTAATACGTCATTCCCAGTAAAAAATGTCTGAGCCCCTTCCTGGTACAGCGTCAATCTTAAAAGATCATACTAGTAAAATACTAAATAGAAGGTGAAATGTTCACAGAAAACAATTACGTTCAAGGACTATCTTCCCCAAAAGTGCAATTGCAATATTTTCCGAAAAGTATTAATGTCCGACTGAACACCAGTGTCCTTGATGTTGCTGTTTCTCAAGCAAAAAGAGGCGGAAGAGAATTCGGAACCGGAAGGGGCCATGGTGGCTGGCTCCCATCGCGCTCTTTATGTAACCGAAAATCAATATCGTCTCCGTTTCGACATGACCCGCGAAAGGAAAAAGAGCATCCGATTTTCCCTGTGCCCGAGGAATTCGCAAACGCGGTCTGCAAAAGCGTGGGCAATCGTTCTATAGATAACCCTCGGTTTTCTCGTCACTACCGCATTGCGCTGCAACGCGCGCGGCTCTTTCGAAAAGTCAATCGTCCCGTTCGATTGTCCTCCGCTGACGGCTGTTTCTCTAGAGCCTCGATCGTCGGCTATCTGGTATACTCATCAGGAAGCTCTTGGTCTCTCTCTTCGTATAGAACGCGAACAGAATCTGCCATGGACTTCTACGTGTCTCGTTCCAGGGGCCAGATTGGATTTCAATTTCCTCGGACAAGAATTTAGTATTCGGTAACCGTAATCGAACGTAATGCGATTCTCATTCCAGGGACAAGCATCGCATGCGCGTCTCGGTTCGAAAAATCGTGACTGTAGCTCGAAGAAGCCCGTAGATCGATCGGTAATTCAGTGTAGATCGGAAACTGGGTCGCTAAAGTAGGACACGTCATCTCGGCACGTAGATCGATTTTCTACCGAATTAAACGATCGAGAGAGAATTTTTATGACGGTGACTAGGACATTTAGCTCTAGACTATGAGAAGCCCGCGCGACCCATAGAAGACGCTTTTGGACCCCGCCGTCGATTTTCCATCTGCATAGCGCGTCTCAATGCGTTTACTATGGTTTTGACTAGCTGTAGGAGAAAGGATCGTCAAGGACGCGCGACTGAATAAGGGATCTCCACTCACCGTGATCGACGGACGACAGCAGGACCACAAGGACGAGGGTGACGATCGGCGCGAGACGATTTCCAATCATGATCACGATTACCGGACCATGTGTTTCAGCCAATCACGTTGCAGTCAGTCACTTCGGACGTGTTGCCTCCACCCTCGCTGCATGGAAAGCTCGCACGGAATCGGCGGGACCGATCGGTCGGAcggtctttttttttctcgtgtCGCGATTTGAAACGAGAAAAATTCGGTGAACGCTCGAGAGTCGAGAAAGACGGAAGAGTGTCTCGGTGTGGCAGTGCTCGACGATCAGAGTGTGACCTTCCCCGTTTCCCACGTCCGAAATGACTGAACGAAACGCAACGCAGCGGGACCTTCCTCTTTCTCGCGTGGTGCACCGTGCGTGATCACGGACGCGTCGCGTCTGACGAGCACCCGACGAGTTTCCGTCGGCTATGCGGCAGATCTGCCCCCTCTGGTTTTTCCATGCGCTTTGCGACCACCCACCGTTCGCCGCCGTACCCCACCACAGCCACCGAGCCAATTTTCGTTATCAACGTATCCTGATTTTCGCTGTTGTTGCTCTTTTGCCACAAACCTCTTCCCCTCACCAACCACGCGAAATTGTTAACAATTTCTTCCCCGTTTGCACAACCATTTTCCCACCAATACACAAATCACCCAGTTATCGCACTCCAAGCTACATCAAGCCTGCTTTCACAATTTTATTTGCCAAAATTTAGCTCTTCTCCCTATTACCAACAACCCAAAATTAGTTTTTTAATCTTAACAGACCCCTATTTCCGTGCCAATGCACTTTGCAACCACTGTGTCAAGACAATTTTCATTGTCACAGTAACCTTATTCCAATTTTTGTTACGCTTCTTCTAACAATTTACCTCTATCACCGTCCACACGAAACTGTTACTACTTTTTCTCATTTAAATGACAATTCAGAATCGATATTTCAGTCAGGACAATACTGAGCTACATCGGCCTACATTTGGCACAgtcttttaatttattaagatttAGCTATTGTTTCTAGTAACAACAACCCATTACCACTTCTGTGATTTTAACAAACCGCTATTTCAATGCCTGTGTATTTTTCAACCACTGTACCCCTCTAATCAAGCCAATTTTCATTGTTACAGTAACCTTATTTTTATTGCTCGTCTTCTAACAATTTACCTCCATCACCGCCCACATGAAATTTCTGATAATTTTTCTCATTTAACTAACAATTCGGGAATCGATTTCAGTCACGTATGACAATACTGAACTATGTTTATCATAATACATTTGGCacagttttatttttcaaagCTCGGCTCATTTTCGGGTACAGACAgcttggaaattttttttttcatttaagaACTCGTTTGGTTCAGTCTGAACGCATTTTATATGCCAGAAAGATTTTGATTTTCCGTAGAAGATAAACTCGAAAATTATGTAATAGCTTCAACGATTGCCGATACTAGTGACTGTAATTTTCTGCGCAGCTTCGAATGGAAACGTAGCAGAAGCTGCATTTGCATTCAAGATGCGGGACAGATGGAAATCATATGCGTGCATATTCTGCGGGATTCTAGAATAGTCAGTAGTAACGGTCAGTTATTGCGAGCTCGTTTGCAGTGGTAGATGATTGGTATGGTCAGACATGAGAATCGAAAGACTAATCTCGTAATTTCACCGTGAATCTCGAACTAAAACATTACCAACATATATAATACTGTCATATATTAATTCatcaatgaattttttattatttggaacataaaaagcataaaaaattaaCTTATAAATCATAATTTCTAATTTTCCGTCTATTGCATGGTGAACAGACACTTCCGGCGCCATCTACAACGAATATCGTGTACTACTTTCTGACATTATCAATctggaaaaaaatttcttttactaataATTGAGGAATTATTAAGATGATTTCATATGATAATATCCATTCGACAAATTCAATAATACAACGTGAACACTGCACTCGGATTTtgtgataaaaaaatttatttcagaagctTGTTCTCGACattcattttttattgtaaatacactatatataaaataaaacaatgatGAAAATGTACAGCGCAATTATACATTTTTGCTTGCGATTAATTTCTAGATTTCTATACAAGTTAACGCGGGTATTACATAAAACGAAAGTTGtaagtattaattttttttttgtccaatTTCCTGAATTTCTTCGAAGAGGAATGTCTGGCAACGTTACTAACAAATAAACATATAACACGTCTAATGCGATTAACTATTTTCTATCGAGAAAGATATACACAGTATCTATTAAGATGTTCAGTTTTTTTCTCGACAGTAATCGTAAATCAATTTGACTAAAAGAGATTTGTGTGACGCCATGACACGATACTCGTACAGGCACGTTCAGTATAAGTACTAATCCTATATCCAGTCTCCTATAATAAACGATACTTAAAATTCCTTACAAAGTAAATCTCGTTCAACACATactatatttatttacgatttaccatatgtgtgtatatatatatttttcacttttccTTGAAGTAGCACTACAAAACATCGTTTAAGGCCAATTATTTGTTCAGGAACTAGTATGCCAGATTAAAAAACAATACAGCTTCAGCACGGAACCGAGAACTGTTTTGTAGGGTCGGATCACTAAATCAGTCTACTTAATGTATTATTGCCAGTATAAATAATAGGAAAAGATTGACGATGTAGTGGCAATAGACATCATTGTAAAAACGGTGTGAAAAACGTTCCAAGGTCATAGAATTGAATTCTATTACGACGCAACTAATGACAAGGATAACCTTGAAATGGTCTTCATGCCTTTGCTCACAACACAATTAGCAAGACATCACAAGTGGACAGAGTTAGTGGCCTACCCTGTATTCTGATTAATTCTAAGAAAACGAGTGGTGCAATTATTTCTAACGTTCAAGATCGTtcttaaattgaaaaataattgcatCGGTCGCTTCACGAGAATCGTCTTGCGTGTATCTTGTACATAATCACGGAAATTGCCTTCAACTTGAAGCGCAGCTTATGATACAAGAATCGTTTGGCATTTTAGAGCTAATAGTAACTCGTGTAACTTCAATTCTCATGCTCGTCGGGATGGTCTGCTTTAATATGATGCGTGAACGTATACTGAGTCGTGAATCGCTTTTTACAATAAGGACACTGGTATGGCATTAGCGGATGTGCAGATCTCAAGTGTGCAACTGCTAACTCCCTTAAGACGAATGGAGATTGGCATACTCCGCACCGATATCTGAAACACAATAACATCTGATTAATTCAACGATCTTTGACGATCGGTGTCACGCACCTTGCAATTTTGTCAATTTCAACGTAAATTAATGCTACAAAATCTTACCCGCCAGTTGTCCTAATAAGAGTCCGCTTAACAGGAGGCGGTGTACTCTCTTCGTTAATTTCCACCTTCGGTTCAATAGGCACTGAGTATTCCACTGACGTTTCAGGACTTAGTTTCGGCATAGGTTCATCTTCTGACTCGAGTTGCACTTCGTCGTTTTGAACCTGTGCGACGAAAGAAGAATTCTACATATTCAATATGTAATTATTAAACtgtggatctgtatgcaaaataaaatttctctaaGTGGATTGTAAGAAGCAGAAAGTAAATAAAAGCGTaatttctcttttaataattttagtaagtcgaAAATACCGCAGTCGTGTTCTTAAATTCTACTAATATCTTCACAGTTCCATATTTCTGTCATTTTATAagatgaatgcataaaatacgTAGTCTAGTAATCATAGCTAATTCTTTGAAAGAAGAAATTACGTGAAGCTTACCGCCGAATGAGACCCTTCGGTGTGCACCTTCATATGAGAATTTTTCGATTGGAAACTGTTGAAAGTTGCATTGCATTTGGAGCACTTATATTTTTTACCGGTACCCAAAGACGCTGTCGTTTTTTGCGAATGCTTCGCGGAGACTCCTTTCTTGCTGTAGAAAACGTCCGACGTGCATTGATGCGTCAACAGTGTcacttctttgaaaaatattttgttacactTCGAGCAGTGATATGTTTTGTCAACGATGTGCGTTTTTTGATGCACTTTGTACGCACTCTTATCGACGAATGATTTGTTGCACACCGAGCACACGTACATCGCTACCGACTCGTTGCGTTTGTGAGACATctatagataaaaaaaaattaaataaagtatGATGCAGAAGCAGAAGCGAAAAAATGCGGCACGGATGATTAGCGAGTACCTCGTGTCTAAACAACTGCCACTTTTCCTTGAAAGACTTTTTACATATGTGACAAGTGAAGTTTTTGCAAGTATAATTATCCGAATGAGTTTGTAAATGCGTTAACATTGTAGTATGATCGCTGAACCATTGCAAACAGATGCCACATCTCGCCACGTTTTTAAATGCATTTGGGGCATTCTTTTTCAAAGGTGGTTCTTCGTGGTTCGCAGAATTTCTCCTTTCCATCATCTAGAGAttagaatattatagagaaaGTTCCATggcttttaaaataatatgcaaTATACATAAATACGTTCGTACTTCTGTGTACGTTCTGCTTCTGGCGCGAGTTCTTGCTTCCCGTGCTTCTCTTTCAGCGTTCAACGCTTCTTCTTGCTCAACGCTAGCCATGACTGGCGACATCGAAGGATGCTGACTATGCTCGCTCATTCTATGCGCTGCTAAACGTATGAATAGTCCGAAGGATCGTCCGCATATATCACATTTGTGTCTTTTCGGCTCGTGAGTACGCATATGATTCGACAACGCACTTTGTTGGGTACAAACCTACAgacaaaaaatttaaatttaaaatatagaattatttttacttgatattaggtcagtgcaaaagttcgtgccggacttcgtattaaaatataaaaaatcggGTATGAACTTTGTACTGacttaatatatattttttcgaaaCGTTTCCCAAGCTTTGTACCTTTCCACATGTAGGACACGCAAGCGATTTAGTAGGTTCGACAAAATGCtctcttttcgtttcttttgGGGATTCCTCAACTTGGATAACTGGAGGTACTTGTTGATCTACTAATTGCGACGCTCTCACCGGCGTATAATTATTGGTTTCATGCAATTGAGTATGACTTTTATAGTCCTCTATGCTCGGGAAGAACCTGGAGAACATCAAGATATAAAATACAGAAGCATACTGTGGTCGTGAAAATCCACTATGCTAGTACCTATTGCATAATGAGCACCATGTATTGGTCCCAATATCAATCGATTCGCCCAAATGATCGCGTAACCTGTGTTGCTTCAGCATTTCCCAGCTTACGAACTGCCTATCGCATTGATCACAGTCTTTGAGACTTCTGTCAAAATCTAATGTCACCTTTAGATGGCTAGTTGCTTCGTGTTTAGCTAAATCTTCGACTAATTCAAAACATGCGGCACATTTTCTGCAAGTATACTTCCTTGGACAATGCAACTGCATATGCGTCATTAAGCCCTCCTTTGTTCTATAACAAACGACTAGCTGTAGAGTTGTTGCGACCAACATTTCATCTAACCAGTGTTAACTTACTTGTAGTAACTATTGCAAGGGGCGCACCACCACTTAGAAGACAACTTTGTCTTCGTATTTAATTCTTTCCTATCGTTTATGGTTAAACTACCCATTAGTACTTGCTCTAAAATACTTGTTCTTTTCTCTTCCTTCTTCAACTGTATATCTTCTTGCATACCATCATTATCCTCTTCCTTCAACAAACTTCTTTTGTCCTCCATTATCACATCTGGCTTATACAGATCACTTCCTACATTGTTTACACCCGGTGATTCATAAATACTAACATCAGTTCCTAAGATCGGGTCTGCGTTCATTTCCTTGATCTCCACTTCACAAGGTAATTCGGGCAACGATTCTATACAAGTATTCGAATGATCCTGACTAATATCTATTGGCGTTGATGGGTTCTCAACTGGCAGTGAGGCTGGCAAAGGTACTAGTGGTGGTGGTGCTCTTGCTTTTTCTCTCCATAGTTGTGCCTAAAAGTTGCGATACTATTACTTTCTGTTATAATAAGATCCGCTACGGAGATTCTGAGTTTCCATGGCCCAACATCGTATACTTATCACTGCTAAGGCTCTCGAGTGTAAAtaatgaatgaaaataatttcaaaaggaCATGGGCGTGCACCCGAAAGCCTGAACGGTATAATGTACTCGTTTACTTTCATCGATCGACGTTAACCATCTCAGATACTTAAGCAAACAGAAAAACAGATACCTGACAAGGGTCCGGAGAGTTCTTCATCGCGTCCAGATAAATTTGAACGGACTCCAAGTCCTTGAACGACAAGAGCTTCGCGTGCATGCTTTTGTAAACGCTCAGACAGTATTCCCTAAACTCGTAAACGTCGTCGAGCCTCGCGGCGCAGAACTGACATATTTGCTTTGGCAGTGGATCAGTTTTGTACACTAGAACAGGCAAGCAAGCCCGCAGCTTTTGCGCGACTTTCCGCTGCACGCCTTCGTTGCCGAAAATCGGCAGCATTTCGTTCCTCTCCTCCGAGCACAATCTGCAAACATTCTCCCACTTGTTGGGCACAGCCATTGTAAACAAAGATTTCGTATTTAAGCGTCGGACCCAATAGTTTTTCTTGTTAACGGCTCGATCGTCGTCGTGGGAACGATTTTACTGGCGATCGACGGATTACGCGGTTTCGTTCTCGCGATCCCACCAGACGTAACAAATTCTCTCCGTGTACACGGATCAGTCTCGAATGAGGTTAGCCAGCAACTTGCAACGAACGTCGTGCTGG is a window of Halictus rubicundus isolate RS-2024b chromosome 4, iyHalRubi1_principal, whole genome shotgun sequence DNA encoding:
- the LOC143353480 gene encoding uncharacterized protein LOC143353480 isoform X1, which produces MAVPNKWENVCRLCSEERNEMLPIFGNEGVQRKVAQKLRACLPVLVYKTDPLPKQICQFCAARLDDVYEFREYCLSVYKSMHAKLLSFKDLESVQIYLDAMKNSPDPCQAQLWREKARAPPPLVPLPASLPVENPSTPIDISQDHSNTCIESLPELPCEVEIKEMNADPILGTDVSIYESPGVNNVGSDLYKPDVIMEDKRSLLKEEDNDGMQEDIQLKKEEKRTSILEQVLMGSLTINDRKELNTKTKLSSKWWCAPCNSYYKTKEGLMTHMQLHCPRKYTCRKCAACFELVEDLAKHEATSHLKVTLDFDRSLKDCDQCDRQFVSWEMLKQHRLRDHLGESIDIGTNTWCSLCNRFFPSIEDYKSHTQLHETNNYTPVRASQLVDQQVPPVIQVEESPKETKREHFVEPTKSLACPTCGKVCTQQSALSNHMRTHEPKRHKCDICGRSFGLFIRLAAHRMSEHSQHPSMSPVMASVEQEEALNAEREAREARTRARSRTYTEMMERRNSANHEEPPLKKNAPNAFKNVARCGICLQWFSDHTTMLTHLQTHSDNYTCKNFTCHICKKSFKEKWQLFRHEMSHKRNESVAMYVCSVCNKSFVDKSAYKVHQKTHIVDKTYHCSKCNKIFFKEVTLLTHQCTSDVFYSKKGVSAKHSQKTTASLGTGKKYKCSKCNATFNSFQSKNSHMKVHTEGSHSAVQNDEVQLESEDEPMPKLSPETSVEYSVPIEPKVEINEESTPPPVKRTLIRTTGGYRCGVCQSPFVLRELAVAHLRSAHPLMPYQCPYCKKRFTTQYTFTHHIKADHPDEHEN
- the LOC143353480 gene encoding uncharacterized protein LOC143353480 isoform X2, with translation MAVPNKWENVCRLCSEERNEMLPIFGNEGVQRKVAQKLRACLPVLVYKTDPLPKQICQFCAARLDDVYEFREYCLSVYKSMHAKLLSFKDLESVQIYLDAMKNSPDPCQAQLWREKARAPPPLVPLPASLPVENPSTPIDISQDHSNTCIESLPELPCEVEIKEMNADPILGTDVSIYESPDVIMEDKRSLLKEEDNDGMQEDIQLKKEEKRTSILEQVLMGSLTINDRKELNTKTKLSSKWWCAPCNSYYKTKEGLMTHMQLHCPRKYTCRKCAACFELVEDLAKHEATSHLKVTLDFDRSLKDCDQCDRQFVSWEMLKQHRLRDHLGESIDIGTNTWCSLCNRFFPSIEDYKSHTQLHETNNYTPVRASQLVDQQVPPVIQVEESPKETKREHFVEPTKSLACPTCGKVCTQQSALSNHMRTHEPKRHKCDICGRSFGLFIRLAAHRMSEHSQHPSMSPVMASVEQEEALNAEREAREARTRARSRTYTEMMERRNSANHEEPPLKKNAPNAFKNVARCGICLQWFSDHTTMLTHLQTHSDNYTCKNFTCHICKKSFKEKWQLFRHEMSHKRNESVAMYVCSVCNKSFVDKSAYKVHQKTHIVDKTYHCSKCNKIFFKEVTLLTHQCTSDVFYSKKGVSAKHSQKTTASLGTGKKYKCSKCNATFNSFQSKNSHMKVHTEGSHSAVQNDEVQLESEDEPMPKLSPETSVEYSVPIEPKVEINEESTPPPVKRTLIRTTGGYRCGVCQSPFVLRELAVAHLRSAHPLMPYQCPYCKKRFTTQYTFTHHIKADHPDEHEN